A window from Solanum stenotomum isolate F172 chromosome 7, ASM1918654v1, whole genome shotgun sequence encodes these proteins:
- the LOC125871862 gene encoding pathogenesis-related leaf protein 4-like — MGLFNISLLLTCCLMVLAIFHSCDAQNSPQDYLAVHNDARAQVGVGPMSWDAGLASRAQNYANSRTGDCNLIHSGAGENLAKGSGDFTGRAAVELWVGEKPNYNYGTNQCASGQVCGHYTQVVWRNSVRLGCGRARCNNGWWFISCNYDPVGNYVGQRPY, encoded by the coding sequence ATGGGGTTGTTTAACATCTCATTGTTACTCACTTGTTGTCTCATGGTATTAGCCATATTTCACTCTTGTGATGCCCAAAATTCACCCCAAGACTATCTTGCGGTTCACAACGATGCCCGTGCCCAAGTCGGGGTCGGCCCAATGTCTTGGGATGCCGGCTTGGCATCCCGAGCACAAAATTATGCCAATTCAAGAACTGGTGATTGTAACTTGATTCATTCCGGTGCAGGGGAGAACCTTGCCAAGGGAAGTGGTGATTTCACGGGGAGGGCAGCTGTGGAATTGTGGGTGGGGGAGAAGCCAAACTACAACTATGGTACCAACCAATGTGCAAGCGGACAAGTGTGCGGACACTATACTCAAGTAGTCTGGCGTAACTCAGTCCGACTAGGTTGTGGTCGGGCTCGTTGCAACAATGGGTGGTGGTTCATTTCTTGTAACTATGATCCTGTTGGGAACTACGTCGGACAACGTCCTTACTAA